A single genomic interval of Camelina sativa cultivar DH55 chromosome 11, Cs, whole genome shotgun sequence harbors:
- the LOC109127279 gene encoding uncharacterized protein LOC109127279, giving the protein MAYAMPVYSMNYFELLAELCSELDRLIANFWSGSTRDKRKLSWVAWKKLITSKDTGGLGFRDFKLSNQALLANHVWKIMKRPNSLVYRLLKARYFKDGIFFSATKGHKPSYGWNSLRFGRDLLATGVQFNIGDGNNTKMGVDPWLPTNPPRLLRLINENDKEKSVKLLIHESSPQWDDMEIPRLIDPRDHYLIHKIYLPSTPTADDYLWSCSKDGQYTVKSGYWQALSLARGDNTPKALLATNPDIAKRIWKLDITPKLKHILCVLLPEQLEWQTT; this is encoded by the coding sequence ATGGCATACGCTATGCCGGTCTACTCGATGAATTATTTCGAGCTTCTTGCTGAATTGTGCTCAGAGCTAGATAGATTAATAGCAAACTTTTGGTCGGGATCTACACGGGATAAACGGAAACTCTCATGGGTGGCTTGGAAAAAACTAATCACCTCAAAGGACACAGGTGGCCTCGGATTTCGCGATTTTAAGCTTTCTAACCAAGCACTTCTTGCTAACCATGTCTGGAAAATCATGAAGAGACCAAATAGTCTTGTCTATCGTCTACTCAAAGCAAGATATTTTAAAGATGGAATTTTTTTCTCCGCAACAAAAGGACACAAACCATCATATGGTTGGAATTCTCTTAGATTTGGACGAGACCTGTTGGCCACCGGAGTTCAATTTAATATTGGAGATGGGAACAACACCAAGATGGGAGTCGACCCTTGGCTTCCAACAAATCCTCCTAGACTGCTCAGATTGATTAATGAGAATGATAAGGAGAAGAGTGTTAAGCTATTAATCCATGAGTCTTCTCCACAGTGGGATGATATGGAGATACCAAGGCTTATTGATCCTAGGGATCATTACCTGATACACAAGATTTATCTCCCTTCAACGCCAACAGCAGATGATTATCTCTGGAGTTGTTCCAAAGATGGACAGTACACTGTCAAATCAGGATACTGGCAGGCCTTATCCTTGGCAAGGGGCGACAACACACCAAAAGCTTTGTTGGCTACTAACCCTGATATTGCTAAAAGAATATGGAAATTGGATATAACACCCAAGCTCAAGCATATCCTATGCGTATTGCTTCCAGAGCAGTTGGAGTGGCAGACAACTTAA